A genome region from Macaca nemestrina isolate mMacNem1 chromosome 15, mMacNem.hap1, whole genome shotgun sequence includes the following:
- the LOC105470634 gene encoding cerebellin-4, with product MGSRRRALSAVPAVLLVLTLPGLPVWAQNDTEPIVLEGKCLVVCDSNPATDSKGSSSSPLGISVRAANSKVAFSAVRSTNHEPSEMSNKTRIIYFDQILVNVGNFFTLESVFVAPRKGIYSFNFHVIKVYQSQTIQVNLMLNGKPVISAFAGDKDVTREAATNGVLLYLDKEDKVYLKLEKGNLVGGWQYSTFSGFLVFPL from the exons ATGGGCTCCCGGCGCCGGGCGCTGTCCGCGGTGCCGGCCGTGCTGCTGGTCCTCACGCTGCCGGGGCTGCCCGTCTGGGCACAGAACGACACGGAGCCCATCGTGCTGGAAGGCAAGTGTCTGGTGGTGTGCGACTCGAACCCGGCCACGGACTCCAAAGGCTCCTCTTCCTCCCCGCTGGGGATATCGGTCCGGGCGGCCAACTCCAAGGTCGCCTTCTCAGCGGTGCGGAGCACCAACCACGAGCCATCCGAGATGAGCAACAAGACGCGCATCATTTACTTCGATCAG ATCCTGGTGAATGTGGGTAATTTTTTCACGTTGGAGTCTGTCTTTGTAGCACCAAGAAAAGGAATTTACAGTTTCAATTTTCACGTGATTAAAGTCTACCAGAGCCAAACTATCCAG gtTAACTTGATGTTAAATGGAAAACCAGTAATATCTGCCTTTGCGGGGGACAAAGATGTTACTCGTGAAGCTGCCACTAATGGTGTCCTACTCTACTTAGATAAAGAGGATAAGGTTTACCTAAAACTGGAGAAAGGTAATTTGGTTGGAGGCTGGCAGTACTCCACATTTTCTGGCTTTCTGGTGTTCCCCCTATAG